In Trichoplusia ni isolate ovarian cell line Hi5 chromosome 2, tn1, whole genome shotgun sequence, the DNA window GATTAAATTCTTGTAGTTGCACATCGAATGTTAGGAAAATAACGTAGCAACGCCTTGGCTAATAATGCAAAGTACTTTCTggacttacaaataaaatatttcttctaatCAGCTATACATTaaccaataaaatattgtattgtattgcaAACATAGCATTATGGTTTTCATCTGTATCCAATCACCATTTCTTGAATGACTGTAACCTTGAAGGTAATTCTAATTACACATTTAAGTGGCATGATAAAATGTATCACAATTTACATTAGCCCAGCACCATTAACAATAATTCAAAGGACTCTTCACGCTGGCACCAGCTTGGTAATCGGTTTTATTACAGTAAGTAATGCAGCCGCTGAAGACACTGCTCCTAAGGCACCCACGGTACTCGGACTTAGCTTTGTTAAGCCTAAAGCTGTCAGCGGGATGAATATATCACAGGAATTCTTCAATGTATCTATAAACACATCTTTGTGACAGCTCATCAACATACAAACATATTGCAACCCACCATTCCAGTCATAATTTTTGATCGGAGTATTAAGCAAGCTTGATGGCTTTAAAAAGGTTGTCTTGTGTAAATCCATTAACTGGACTATTTCATAGAAGTCTCTTGCTAAGTTAGCAATAATTGAAAGTAACCAAAACTTGTTTGCTGTCCTGTTCCATTTTTCAGAGTCTGTTTTCAAGAAACCACTTTTAGTGAGCCAAACTACATGGTCTGCATACAGGAACAATGCATTTGCCAATTTACTGATTGTTAAAGTTACTCTTAAGATTGGATCTTCAATATGCATACTGTTTAAGGCTGTATAGCAAATATCTATGCATCTTCCAAGTcttaaaactgaaaaagaaaaaatacaatattgaaaagtTCAATTCAAAAAGATTCattgtgttgtttatttaatgttaatttttttttgttatgtttataaCAGACTGATTGCATGGtgaaagttataatattataatgttacatGTATCATCTTATGTAAACAGATaacttagaaaataattaaattaaagatactCACTTTTTCTGAAAGAACTGAATGTAAGTTCTAGATTTTTTATTCTGTCCACTGAATATTTGTTAGCATGCCGCAATTCTAACTGATGCCATACTATTCTGCTTGTGTATTGTATAAGtctgtaaatataaaatccCTTACTTCTCTGTAATCTAATTTAAcataagaaaaatgaaatttgattgTGAGAACATGTAGAGAAAAATCAAAGCtgaaaaaaaccttaaataagATAAATCCTTATTTCAGGGTAGTCaaggcaaaattaaaattaatatgcaGGATGtgaaactaaattaattgaatcagaataattaatattactgaCCTTGCTAATTTATCTCTCCCATTAGATTGgttattaacttttataacaATGTCCATCTTACTCTGTTGTTGTCTCAAACGTTAATAAACGTATAAGctgtaaatgtttaataaagATTATCGTAAGCATTGTGCCCTATCAGCAAGATACTACATTATTGCCCGGATTAGTTACGCCCGTTTATAAAACTCTATATTTATTATCCTATGGGCCTAATATTGTACCTTGGACTGTGCATGCTTTTGTGGGcgatctttgtttatttagcaATAAACACTGAGTAATTCTTTTTAGATATACCTTAGTAACTTCCCACTATGCAAAACATTGAAACTGcacttatatcaataaaaatgcaGGAAATAGTTTCGTAATCTACAACTTTTGCGTATCAGTTAAAAGCAATAAACTGCTTATTGGCTGCATAAACAAGTGATAATAAGTTTACTTTGTATCTCGTAAACTTTGCTGGTCAAGAATTACAAAAATGACAGAAGACAGATAGAATCAAAGAATGAAATATTTGACTTGACAGCTTAAATACAAGAGAACAGATAAGCAAAGGCATGCTGAGTATAATGCTACGGTCACACCCTTGCCAAATAGCATAGCATCACGCTATCACAAACATCAGGTTTAGTTTTCTTAGTTTATTCAGAATTTTGCTTATGTACAAAACCAATCGTAAAACACAGAATCTTAACGTGTCAAGAAGTAGAAGACTGAATTCTCCAATTTCATTGcgatattcattttatttctaaacgaTTATTTTGAGTTAATCGGTTGGTTTATCTGGAAATCGGTGATGCGGGAACGAATGATGTTAAATTCATGAGGAATGTGTTTGATATTTATGAATGAACTAAATAGTAAAAGAGaggggcggcggcgcggcgggcgagtGAGGGCAAGCGGGTTCTGTTCTGAGCAGAGGCGGccatattgaataaaattttccaAAGTCGATGCATGAGTGACTCAGCTTTCGaagtttctatttaatttacgttttgTGGTCGTCCTACATTTCGTGACTCTAATTTATCTTGTGCAGAGTGGAGGTGTTCAGTGATTTGAGTGACTAGAGTCGCTAATTTCGTTGTGGTAAGACTAAAACACTATTGTGCGTTGCCGTGATTATCTTCTGGAACAAAGCGACATTTTGAAGTGACGTGTAATGTTGTGCATTTCAGATAGTGGTTCGTCGAACTGAGCTTTCATGATTGGATTACCGCGTAGCGATAGAGATAGAGATCGAATAACGGTGAAAATTCGTAACATGAAGAGGAGTTCGTCAAGGGATAGTATGCCGCGATCAAAAAGAACACGGAGTAGTATAGGCAGGTACGATGACAGTTCCGATGAGCGGGTCACCCCCGAGCGGGTGCGACGGCGGGTGCGATCGCCGAGCCCCCGAGGGCGGTACGTGTCGCCACACCGTGATGATTATGTCCGATCGCGTGACGTCAGAGAGGACTCTGTGCGTCCTTATTACAAAGTTTTATGTGTTAGTGCATTGCACCCAAAAGCTTCTGATGAAATTGTCAAGGATACTCTGTACAGGGAGTATAAGAAGTTTGGTGACTTTAGCATTAAGATTTCTCATGAATTGGACGAAAGGGTGGCATATGTTTGCTTCCGGAGTGTAGAAGACGCTAGGGATGCGAAACATGCCAAGCCTAGAATAGTATTGTATGACAAGGTTGCTATTGTTGACCCAGTGTATGAGCCTGTTCGTGCAGAATATAGAAATAGACCGAGAAGCATCTCTCCACCTGATTATGAACGGCCTTACTCTTATGCCTGGTCCCCTGTGCCGGAGCGGCGTCGGCCTCCACCTGATGATAGGGCCTACGGCATCCCACCAACAGTGCCACCTCACCACAGAGATTTTCGTCCTCCCATGCATGAATACCCCATGGCAGGGCCACATGGTCCACCAATGCACCACAGGCCACCAATGCATCATCCACCACACCCTCATTACATGCCCCGTCCATATATGCCTCGCCCCCATCATCCACCATTTgaaaagattgaaaataaaaaagacaagtTCCCCAACTATTTGCACCATGTCCAGCCAGAAGATGATCCTTTAGCTACAAGGACTCTCTTTGCTGGTAACCTGGAGATTAACATATCAGATGAAGAGCTCCGCCGTATCTTTGGCCGTTATGGAATAGTAGAGGATATTGATATAAAACGCCCACCACCTGGTACAGGAAATGCATTTGCATTTGTTCGCTATCAAACTTTAGATATGGCTCACAGGGCTAAAGTAGAACTTTCAGGCCAGTACATTGGCAAATTTCAGTGTAAGATAGGATACGGTAAGGCTACACCTACTACTCGTGTATGGGTTGGTGGTCTGGGTCCATGGACTTCTGTTGCCCAATTAGAGCGGGAATTTGATAGGTTTGGAGCTATCAAAAAGATTGAATATGCTAAAGGGGAACCTCATGCATACATTTTGTATGACTCGATTGATGCAGCTCAAGCTGCTGTTAAAGAAATGAGAGGATTTCCACTTGGTGGAGCTGAAAGACGGCTCCGCATCGATTTCGCCGATGTTGGCACTGGAGGTCCATACAGACCTAAGCCATATGCTCCTCCTGTTGGTGAAGATGGCAGGCCTGTAGAGGGGTATGAAGGTTATGAGGGCTGGGAGGAAGGTTATGCTTATGGAACGCCAGGTTACAGAGGAAGAGGTGGGCACCGCGGTCGTGGGCGAGGAATGTATAGGGGAGTGTATCACGGCTCAGGTGACTATCGTGACGAAGAATGGAGGCGCGCTCCAACTGATCCAGAGTATGAGGGAAGACCCCGCCGCTCTGGATCCCGTGAGCCGGGTGTCGATCGATCGCGCTCACGAACACCTCGCCGTCGTTCTCCAGACAGTGACTCGGATGGATCACCCCGTCGCGGGGGCGGCATGCTAGCTTCAGCTAGGACACTGCCTGAAGTTGTTCGCAAAGCTACCACAATTTGGAATGGAGCACTAATCCTCAAAAACTCACTATTCCCAACCAAGTTCCACTTGACTGATGGGGATTCCGAAATTATAGACAGTCTCATGAAAGATGAAGATGGCAAAAATCAACTAAGAATTACGCAGAGGCTGCGTCTTGATCAACCAAAATTGGATGATGTTCAGAAGCGTATTGCTACATCAAGCTCACATGCCATTTTCTTGGGTGTCGCTGGGTCAACAGCTTCTATCACAAATGAGGATGCTAGCATTCAGACTAGACCAATGAGGAATTTGGTGTCCTATTTAAAACAGAAAGAAGCTGCTGGTGTTATTTCCCTACTGAACAAAGAGACGGAGGCAACAGGTGTACTGTACTCCTTCCCTCCTTGTGAGTTCTCTACTGAGCTTCTGAAGCGAACATGTCACAACCTCACAGAGGAGAGTCTGAAAGAGGATCATTTGGTTATAGTAGTGGTGAGGGGTGGGTCGGCCTAGCATGAACAGGATAGTTAGATGTACACATTTGAGTTTACAAGAACTAGCTTAAGACCTTTAAAAAGTTAACTTGTCTTCtgattataactttattatgtATACTTGTGATGTGTAGTGATGTGTGGTGTTTGTAAACTAAGTTCTGTGAGAGTTTCACACAACTTGTGCAAGTGCTGTGTTAGCCTTGTAGTGacaacaataattgttattgcaaATATGTAGATGAGATAGTTTTGCTAGAATAacagcaaattattttttttgaacatttttaagtgtatatttattatgataaaagttTTAGTGTATACTTATTCAGTGTATGTTAGGTGATGTGTAGTGTAAGTGTGTGAACTTGCAAATAGAATATTTCATCTTAtgatgtagtttttttaaaccttgTGAGTTTGTGATAAGGCAAGTGCAGTTTTTTACACCAGTGACTGGTTTGTGATGTTCAAATATGTGCCCTCAGTGGTAAACTATCACTTGAGTGAAAAATTCAAAAGAACTTAGTCACTGCTCGAAAATTATGTGAAATGTCAACCTTAAATAATTCAGTGGAGCTTGTGTTTGTGTTGTGGTCAGtaaaagacaaaattataaCAGTGTAAGACACTGTGATGCCTGATTTGGCTGtgttaaaaaagtttaagttaaagTAATAGTGTACCAAATAGTGACAGTTAGGTTTCATCAATTTATAGATATCCAAC includes these proteins:
- the LOC113504866 gene encoding RNA-binding protein spenito, with the protein product MIGLPRSDRDRDRITVKIRNMKRSSSRDSMPRSKRTRSSIGRYDDSSDERVTPERVRRRVRSPSPRGRYVSPHRDDYVRSRDVREDSVRPYYKVLCVSALHPKASDEIVKDTLYREYKKFGDFSIKISHELDERVAYVCFRSVEDARDAKHAKPRIVLYDKVAIVDPVYEPVRAEYRNRPRSISPPDYERPYSYAWSPVPERRRPPPDDRAYGIPPTVPPHHRDFRPPMHEYPMAGPHGPPMHHRPPMHHPPHPHYMPRPYMPRPHHPPFEKIENKKDKFPNYLHHVQPEDDPLATRTLFAGNLEINISDEELRRIFGRYGIVEDIDIKRPPPGTGNAFAFVRYQTLDMAHRAKVELSGQYIGKFQCKIGYGKATPTTRVWVGGLGPWTSVAQLEREFDRFGAIKKIEYAKGEPHAYILYDSIDAAQAAVKEMRGFPLGGAERRLRIDFADVGTGGPYRPKPYAPPVGEDGRPVEGYEGYEGWEEGYAYGTPGYRGRGGHRGRGRGMYRGVYHGSGDYRDEEWRRAPTDPEYEGRPRRSGSREPGVDRSRSRTPRRRSPDSDSDGSPRRGGGMLASARTLPEVVRKATTIWNGALILKNSLFPTKFHLTDGDSEIIDSLMKDEDGKNQLRITQRLRLDQPKLDDVQKRIATSSSHAIFLGVAGSTASITNEDASIQTRPMRNLVSYLKQKEAAGVISLLNKETEATGVLYSFPPCEFSTELLKRTCHNLTEESLKEDHLVIVVVRGGSA
- the LOC113504931 gene encoding peroxisomal membrane protein 11B → MDIVIKVNNQSNGRDKLARLIQYTSRIVWHQLELRHANKYSVDRIKNLELTFSSFRKILRLGRCIDICYTALNSMHIEDPILRVTLTISKLANALFLYADHVVWLTKSGFLKTDSEKWNRTANKFWLLSIIANLARDFYEIVQLMDLHKTTFLKPSSLLNTPIKNYDWNGGLQYVCMLMSCHKDVFIDTLKNSCDIFIPLTALGLTKLSPSTVGALGAVSSAAALLTVIKPITKLVPA